Proteins from one Pseudomonas sp. KBS0710 genomic window:
- a CDS encoding DUF4892 domain-containing protein, with product MSLRKGCLRALGLCCLSPLVFAADVPGSQDLPAVARQVDAQIVDYRPAEEKERIYPMGAIRKISGQLRYEGQATARGQTTAITYELPAEHTSSAAFTATREALQAKGAQLLFWCQARDCGESSLWANEVFGNAKLVGADGQQEYLLLRLAAPQDNSLVALYGITRGNRRAYLHVEQLDASAPLGDLLPTSATLLRELKSTGELDFPALGGAPDATWLTLISRGLNLDATLRVSLTGPTAEAWRQGLIDSGVRAARLETGSGDAKGLHLHLIR from the coding sequence ATGAGCCTGCGTAAAGGATGTCTCCGTGCCCTTGGGCTGTGCTGTTTGAGCCCTTTGGTGTTCGCCGCCGACGTGCCGGGCAGCCAGGATCTACCGGCGGTGGCCCGTCAGGTCGATGCGCAAATCGTCGATTACCGCCCCGCTGAAGAAAAAGAACGCATCTACCCCATGGGCGCGATCCGCAAGATCAGCGGCCAATTGCGCTATGAAGGCCAGGCCACGGCACGCGGCCAAACCACGGCCATCACCTATGAACTGCCCGCCGAGCACACGTCCAGTGCCGCGTTTACCGCGACGCGCGAAGCGCTGCAGGCCAAGGGCGCGCAGCTGTTGTTCTGGTGCCAGGCGCGTGATTGCGGTGAAAGCAGCCTGTGGGCCAATGAAGTGTTCGGCAATGCCAAGCTGGTCGGCGCCGACGGCCAGCAGGAATACCTGCTGCTGCGCCTGGCCGCCCCGCAGGACAATTCGCTGGTGGCGCTGTACGGCATTACGCGTGGCAACCGCCGTGCTTATCTGCATGTAGAGCAACTGGACGCCAGTGCGCCGTTGGGCGATTTGCTGCCCACCTCGGCAACCTTGCTGCGCGAGCTGAAAAGCACCGGCGAGCTGGACTTTCCGGCACTCGGCGGCGCGCCTGACGCCACCTGGCTGACCTTGATTTCCCGTGGCTTGAACCTCGACGCCACGTTGCGCGTGAGCCTTACTGGGCCGACCGCCGAAGCCTGGCGCCAGGGCCTTATCGACAGCGGCGTGCGTGCCGCCCGCCTGGAAACCGGCAGCGGTGACGCTAAGGGTTTGCACCTGCATCTGATACGCTGA
- the pyrF gene encoding orotidine-5'-phosphate decarboxylase produces MSVCQTPIIVALDYPTRDAALKLADQLDPTLCRVKVGKELFTSCAAEIVGTLRDKGFEVFLDLKFHDIPNTTAMAVKAAAEMGVWMVNVHCSGGLRMMNACREVLEQRSGPKPLLIGVTVLTSMEREDLAGIGLDIEPQEQVLRLAALAQKAGLDGLVCSALEAQALKTAHPSLQLVTPGIRPAGSAQDDQRRILTPRQALDAGSDYLVIGRPISQAADPAKALAAVVAEIA; encoded by the coding sequence ATGTCCGTCTGCCAGACTCCTATCATCGTCGCCCTGGATTACCCCACTCGTGACGCCGCACTGAAGCTGGCTGACCAGTTGGACCCCACGCTTTGCCGGGTCAAGGTCGGCAAGGAACTGTTCACCAGCTGCGCCGCCGAAATCGTCGGCACCCTGCGTGACAAAGGCTTCGAGGTTTTCCTCGACCTGAAATTCCACGATATCCCCAACACCACTGCTATGGCAGTTAAAGCCGCCGCCGAAATGGGCGTGTGGATGGTCAATGTGCACTGCTCCGGCGGCCTGCGCATGATGAACGCCTGCCGCGAAGTGCTCGAGCAGCGCAGCGGCCCCAAACCCTTGCTGATCGGTGTGACCGTGCTCACCAGCATGGAGCGCGAAGACCTGGCCGGCATCGGTTTGGACATCGAACCGCAGGAGCAGGTACTGCGCCTGGCGGCGCTGGCGCAGAAGGCTGGCCTGGACGGCCTGGTGTGTTCGGCGTTGGAAGCCCAGGCGCTGAAGACTGCGCACCCGTCGCTGCAACTGGTGACCCCGGGGATTCGTCCGGCGGGCAGTGCCCAGGATGACCAGCGCCGTATCCTGACCCCGCGTCAGGCACTGGATGCAGGCTCGGACTACCTGGTGATCGGTCGCCCGATCAGCCAGGCGGCAGATCCGGCCAAGGCACTGGCCGCAGTCGTCGCCGAAATCGCCTGA
- a CDS encoding AI-2E family transporter, whose protein sequence is MLNNDRLLVQILLLVLFGASFWVMAPFWSALFWGAVLAFASWPLMRLLTRWLGGRESLAAGILTLGWMLLVAVPLVWLGFNLADHVRDAVGLIKDIQVDGLPAAPTWLGSIPFVGERLVATWDSIDQQGAALMVSIKPYLGQVGNWLLARSAQIGGGILELTLSLVFVFFFYRDGPRLAVFVHRLLERLIGERAGYYIELVAGTVQRVVNGVIGTAAAQALLALIGFLIAGVPGALVLGIVTFLLSLIPMGPPLVWIPATAWLAWKGDYTYAVFLGVWGTFIISGVDNVLKPYLISRGGNLPLVIVLLGVFGGLIAFGFIGLFIGPTLLAVAYSLLTDWSATQAQERREDKAL, encoded by the coding sequence ATGCTCAATAACGATCGCCTACTGGTGCAAATCCTGCTGCTGGTGTTGTTTGGTGCCAGCTTCTGGGTGATGGCGCCATTCTGGTCGGCGCTGTTCTGGGGTGCGGTGCTGGCGTTTGCCAGTTGGCCGCTGATGCGTTTGCTCACGCGCTGGCTGGGCGGCCGCGAATCCCTGGCGGCGGGCATCCTCACCTTGGGCTGGATGTTGCTGGTGGCGGTGCCGCTGGTGTGGCTGGGGTTCAACCTGGCCGACCATGTGCGCGATGCGGTGGGCTTGATCAAGGATATCCAGGTTGACGGCTTGCCCGCCGCGCCGACCTGGCTGGGTTCGATCCCGTTTGTCGGCGAGCGCCTGGTAGCGACCTGGGACAGCATCGATCAACAGGGCGCAGCACTGATGGTCAGCATCAAGCCGTATCTGGGCCAGGTGGGTAACTGGCTGTTGGCGCGCAGCGCGCAAATTGGCGGCGGTATTCTTGAGCTGACCTTGAGCCTGGTGTTCGTGTTCTTCTTTTATCGGGATGGGCCGCGGCTGGCGGTGTTTGTGCATCGCCTGTTGGAGCGCCTGATCGGTGAGCGCGCCGGTTACTACATCGAACTGGTGGCCGGTACTGTGCAGCGCGTGGTCAACGGCGTGATTGGTACGGCGGCGGCCCAGGCCCTGCTGGCGTTGATCGGCTTCCTGATTGCGGGTGTGCCGGGCGCGCTGGTGCTGGGCATCGTCACCTTCCTGCTCAGCCTGATCCCCATGGGCCCGCCGTTGGTGTGGATCCCCGCCACGGCTTGGCTGGCATGGAAGGGCGACTACACCTATGCGGTGTTCCTCGGTGTATGGGGCACGTTCATCATCAGTGGCGTGGACAACGTGCTCAAGCCGTACCTGATCAGCCGAGGCGGCAACCTGCCGCTGGTGATCGTGCTGTTGGGCGTGTTTGGTGGCTTGATCGCCTTTGGCTTCATCGGCCTGTTTATCGGCCCGACCTTGTTGGCGGTGGCCTACAGCCTGCTGACGGATTGGAGTGCGACCCAGGCGCAGGAGCGTCGCGAAGACAAAGCCCTTTAG
- a CDS encoding HAMP domain-containing sensor histidine kinase, which produces MRATFNTLFGRLFGVLLVAIVLAHVLAIFWFRHYGPPPPPPQETFVEQPDGTMKPLARHHRPWYGGPVVPLTFQFISLIIAAWYGAKLLSRPIQRLSAAAERLSLDLDSPPLNESGPREARQAASTFNLMQKRIREQVSQRARMLGAVSHDLRTPLSRLKLRLEQIEDTKLQGQMRQDLDDMIGMLDATLSYLHEQRTSETRHWLDVQALVESLSENAQDQGSDVQFSGTCVPLQVQPMALRSCLNNLIDNALRYAGTARIELADSRGALVIRVIDHGPGIAADKREAVFEPFFRLEGSRNRNSGGVGLGMTISKEAVERLGGHLSLEETPGGGLTAVMWLPRA; this is translated from the coding sequence ATGCGCGCCACCTTCAATACGCTGTTTGGCAGGCTGTTCGGCGTATTGCTGGTGGCCATTGTGCTCGCTCATGTACTGGCGATTTTCTGGTTTCGCCACTACGGCCCGCCACCACCGCCGCCCCAGGAAACCTTCGTCGAGCAACCCGACGGCACGATGAAGCCTTTGGCTCGCCATCACCGGCCTTGGTACGGCGGCCCCGTGGTGCCGCTGACCTTTCAGTTTATCTCGCTGATCATCGCCGCCTGGTACGGCGCCAAACTGCTGAGCCGGCCGATCCAGCGCCTGAGCGCTGCGGCCGAACGCTTGAGCCTTGACCTCGACAGCCCGCCGCTCAACGAGTCCGGACCACGGGAAGCACGCCAGGCGGCATCGACCTTCAACCTGATGCAAAAGCGTATCCGCGAGCAAGTCAGCCAGCGCGCGCGCATGCTCGGCGCCGTCTCTCATGACCTGCGCACGCCGCTGTCACGCCTAAAGCTGCGCCTGGAGCAGATCGAAGACACCAAGCTGCAAGGCCAGATGCGCCAGGACCTGGACGACATGATCGGCATGCTCGACGCCACCTTGAGCTACCTGCACGAACAACGCACCAGCGAGACCCGGCACTGGCTCGATGTGCAGGCGCTGGTCGAGTCCCTCAGCGAAAACGCCCAGGACCAAGGCTCGGACGTACAGTTCTCGGGCACTTGCGTACCGTTGCAGGTGCAACCGATGGCGCTGCGTTCGTGCCTCAACAACCTGATAGACAACGCCCTGCGCTATGCCGGCACGGCGCGCATTGAACTGGCAGACAGCCGAGGCGCCCTGGTGATCCGCGTGATCGACCACGGGCCGGGGATCGCCGCCGATAAACGCGAGGCGGTGTTCGAGCCGTTCTTTCGCCTAGAAGGTTCGCGCAACCGCAACTCCGGCGGCGTCGGCCTGGGCATGACAATTTCCAAGGAAGCCGTGGAACGTCTTGGTGGCCACCTGAGCCTGGAGGAAACCCCAGGCGGCGGCCTGACAGCCGTTATGTGGCTGCCGAGGGCCTAA
- a CDS encoding response regulator, producing MHTPTVSVNEEPKGAVIAEDKRWNTRALIVDDDLPIRELLIDYLARFNILATGVTDGTAMRTAMQAETFDVVVLDLMLPGEDGLSLCRWLRTESDIPILMLTARCEPTDRIIGLELGADDYMSKPFEPRELVARIQTILRRVRDDRTEQRANIRFDNWRLNSVLRQLVADDGLVVPLSNAEFRLLWVFIERPRRVLSREQLLDAARGRSIEAFDRSIDLLVSRLRQKLGDDPKAPQLIKTVRGEGYLFDARDIG from the coding sequence ATGCATACCCCTACCGTCTCTGTAAACGAAGAGCCAAAAGGCGCGGTGATCGCCGAAGACAAGCGATGGAACACCCGCGCGCTGATCGTCGATGACGACCTGCCGATCCGTGAACTGCTGATCGACTACCTGGCCCGCTTCAATATTCTTGCCACCGGCGTCACCGACGGCACGGCCATGCGCACCGCCATGCAAGCCGAAACCTTTGATGTGGTGGTGCTTGACCTGATGCTGCCGGGCGAAGATGGCCTGTCGCTGTGCCGTTGGTTGCGCACTGAGTCGGACATCCCGATTTTGATGCTCACGGCGCGCTGCGAACCCACCGACCGCATCATCGGCCTGGAACTGGGCGCCGATGACTATATGTCCAAGCCGTTCGAACCGCGCGAGCTGGTGGCGCGTATCCAGACCATCCTGCGCCGGGTGCGCGATGACCGCACCGAGCAGCGCGCCAACATCCGTTTCGACAACTGGCGCCTCAACAGCGTATTGCGCCAGCTGGTGGCCGACGATGGCCTGGTGGTGCCGCTGTCCAACGCGGAATTTCGCCTGCTGTGGGTGTTTATCGAACGCCCGCGCCGTGTGCTGAGCCGCGAACAATTGCTGGATGCTGCCCGTGGCCGCTCCATCGAAGCCTTTGACCGCAGCATCGATCTGCTCGTATCGCGCCTGCGCCAGAAGCTTGGGGATGACCCGAAAGCACCGCAACTGATCAAAACCGTGCGCGGCGAAGGTTACCTGTTCGACGCCCGGGATATCGGTTGA